One genomic window of Psychrobacillus sp. INOP01 includes the following:
- the speB gene encoding agmatinase, with protein sequence MRFSEEYSGNVFIKSKQNYEEAQAVIYGMPMDWTVSYRPGSRFGPGRIREASIGLEEYSPYLDRELDDVNYFDAGDIPLPFGNADKSLELIAGFIRQLLLNGKIPVGMGGEHLVSWPVMKTVADNYDNLAIIHMDAHTDLREEYEGEPLSHSTPIRKIAEYIGPKNVYSFGIRSGMKEEFDWAKENGMQIHKFEVLEPLKKVLPTLEGRPVYVTIDIDVLDPAHAPGTGTVDCGGITSRELLASIHAIANSGVNVVGFDLVEVAPNYDPSEQTVNTASKLLREMILGWVK encoded by the coding sequence ATGCGATTTAGTGAAGAATACTCAGGAAATGTATTTATAAAAAGTAAGCAAAATTATGAAGAAGCACAGGCAGTCATCTACGGTATGCCAATGGACTGGACGGTAAGCTATCGTCCAGGCTCACGCTTTGGTCCTGGGCGTATCCGTGAAGCTTCAATTGGCTTAGAGGAGTATAGCCCCTATCTTGATCGCGAGTTAGACGACGTGAACTATTTTGATGCGGGGGATATTCCACTACCTTTTGGTAATGCAGATAAAAGCTTAGAGCTAATTGCAGGTTTTATCCGTCAATTATTGCTAAACGGGAAAATTCCAGTAGGTATGGGTGGCGAACACTTAGTGTCATGGCCTGTCATGAAAACGGTCGCGGACAACTATGACAATCTTGCGATTATTCATATGGATGCACATACAGATTTACGTGAGGAGTACGAAGGAGAACCGCTTTCACACTCCACACCAATCCGTAAAATCGCCGAATACATCGGTCCTAAAAACGTCTACTCATTCGGAATCCGTTCTGGCATGAAAGAAGAGTTCGACTGGGCAAAAGAAAACGGCATGCAAATTCATAAATTTGAAGTATTAGAGCCTTTGAAAAAAGTCCTTCCAACACTAGAAGGACGTCCTGTCTATGTAACAATCGACATCGACGTACTCGACCCAGCACACGCACCTGGAACAGGAACAGTAGACTGCGGAGGAATAACAAGCCGCGAGCTACTAGCTTCCATCCACGCAATTGCAAACTCCGGGGTAAACGTAGTTGGCTTCGATTTAGTAGAAGTAGCACCGAACTACGACCCGTCAGAACAAACAGTAAATACTGCTTCGAAGCTTCTAAGAGAAATGATCTTAGGATGGGTTAAATAG
- a CDS encoding diguanylate cyclase codes for MLIDFIINFCILFTFAILTYIPFQNRLNVYIPSSKYNPYILGLLSGLTGCLLMLTAINISDFVIMDGRLAVIVLSGVLGGPFATIISGTIIGLFRLFVYGYSTSALIAGTSTIIVGLVIGVWSWKKTMTFQNVSYFFGYAIVQTSLVIGFLDNWKFETWIAIISFILYSIVSFSIIFVILKQLSYLFEKIRHIEEISVTDYLTGLNNNRKFQEYTQDLLLKNEVFSLLLLDIDYFKKVNDTYGHPVGDEVLKELAFRIKDTSNHFGGIVSRNGGEEFSVLLPNTTEKKSLEIANLIRQAIEKNVFQISSGEKLDITISGGISTFPQNAVTFHELYKLSDEALYLAKTSGRNKVVHINQDK; via the coding sequence TTGCTTATTGACTTTATTATTAACTTTTGTATTCTATTTACTTTTGCAATTCTTACCTACATACCATTTCAAAATAGGCTAAATGTTTATATTCCATCTTCCAAATATAATCCATATATTCTTGGATTGCTAAGCGGATTAACTGGTTGTTTATTAATGTTAACAGCAATAAATATTTCTGATTTCGTTATTATGGATGGAAGATTGGCAGTTATTGTATTATCTGGTGTCCTAGGAGGACCATTTGCAACTATTATTAGCGGAACAATTATTGGATTGTTCCGTTTGTTTGTGTATGGTTATTCTACAAGTGCGCTAATTGCGGGAACGAGCACCATTATAGTGGGTCTGGTCATTGGTGTTTGGAGTTGGAAGAAAACGATGACCTTTCAAAATGTCTCCTACTTTTTTGGATATGCAATTGTACAAACTTCTCTTGTAATAGGCTTCTTAGACAACTGGAAATTTGAAACATGGATTGCCATAATTAGTTTTATCTTGTATTCAATCGTGTCGTTTTCAATTATTTTCGTCATTTTAAAACAACTTAGCTACCTTTTTGAAAAGATTAGGCATATTGAGGAAATATCTGTAACAGACTACCTCACCGGTTTGAATAATAACCGGAAATTCCAAGAATATACCCAAGATCTTTTATTGAAAAATGAAGTATTTTCACTCCTATTACTAGATATTGACTATTTCAAAAAAGTAAATGATACATACGGACACCCTGTTGGTGACGAAGTCTTGAAAGAATTAGCATTTCGCATAAAAGATACTAGTAATCACTTTGGAGGTATTGTTTCTCGAAATGGAGGCGAAGAGTTTTCCGTCCTCCTTCCAAATACTACAGAGAAAAAGAGTTTAGAAATTGCCAATCTTATTAGACAAGCAATAGAAAAAAATGTGTTTCAAATCTCATCAGGCGAAAAACTAGATATCACTATCTCGGGTGGTATTAGTACTTTCCCACAGAATGCAGTAACATTTCATGAATTATACAAACTTTCAGATGAGGCCCTTTACTTGGCTAAAACTTCAGGAAGAAATAAAGTAGTGCATATCAATCAAGATAAATAG
- the speE gene encoding spermidine synthase gives MAGFWFTEKQTENFGITMKVKRTLHTEQTDFQLLEMAETEEWGNMLFLDGMVMTSQRDEFVYHEMVAHVPLFTHPNPENVLVVGGGDGGVIREIMKHPKVKKATLVDIDGKVIEYSKVYLPEIACELENPRVDVQVGDGFMHIAESENEYDVIMVDSTEPVGPAVNLFTKGFYAGISKALKEDGLFVAQSDNPWFKADLIRQVQKDVKEIFPITNMYLANIPTYPSGLWCFTIGSKKYDPLQVPDEQFFDIETKYYTKELHKAAFVLPKFVKDLAGE, from the coding sequence ATGGCTGGATTTTGGTTTACAGAGAAGCAAACCGAGAATTTTGGCATCACAATGAAGGTGAAACGCACTCTTCATACCGAGCAAACAGATTTTCAATTGCTAGAAATGGCAGAAACTGAAGAATGGGGAAATATGCTCTTTTTAGATGGCATGGTAATGACCTCACAAAGAGATGAATTTGTATACCATGAAATGGTGGCACATGTTCCTTTATTCACACATCCGAACCCAGAAAATGTGTTGGTAGTTGGTGGTGGAGACGGTGGAGTAATTCGTGAAATTATGAAACATCCAAAAGTGAAGAAAGCTACACTTGTTGATATAGATGGAAAAGTAATTGAGTACTCAAAAGTATACTTACCAGAAATTGCTTGTGAATTAGAAAACCCACGCGTAGATGTTCAAGTAGGTGATGGTTTCATGCATATTGCAGAATCTGAAAATGAATACGATGTGATCATGGTAGATTCTACAGAACCAGTAGGACCTGCAGTAAACCTATTTACAAAAGGCTTCTATGCTGGAATTTCTAAAGCATTAAAAGAAGACGGTCTATTCGTTGCACAATCGGACAACCCATGGTTTAAGGCAGATTTAATCCGCCAAGTGCAAAAAGACGTGAAGGAAATTTTCCCAATAACAAATATGTATTTGGCGAACATTCCAACATATCCAAGTGGGCTATGGTGCTTTACTATTGGATCTAAAAAGTATGATCCATTACAAGTTCCAGACGAGCAATTCTTTGATATTGAAACAAAGTATTACACAAAAGAGCTTCACAAAGCGGCTTTTGTGTTGCCGAAATTTGTGAAAGACCTTGCAGGAGAGTAA
- a CDS encoding DUF1934 domain-containing protein, translating into MSTSLQKIVNIRLLSAIRHPNVQEETINLETKGTLTLKGNQYYLVYEEMQDEKIIRTTVKLSGKTALILRSGGVKMRLPFERGELQTGSYDTPYGTLMITTNTKHLHFEDGHFQIEYELIINDEVAGTYTLELIYTEAE; encoded by the coding sequence ATGTCTACATCATTACAAAAGATAGTAAATATACGGTTACTTTCCGCGATTCGTCATCCGAATGTTCAAGAAGAAACGATCAACTTAGAAACAAAGGGCACTTTAACACTAAAAGGTAATCAGTATTATTTAGTTTACGAAGAAATGCAAGATGAAAAAATTATTCGAACAACTGTGAAGTTAAGTGGAAAGACCGCCTTGATATTACGTAGTGGTGGAGTTAAAATGCGTTTGCCGTTTGAACGTGGAGAGCTTCAAACAGGAAGCTATGATACACCATATGGCACATTAATGATTACTACAAATACGAAGCACTTACATTTTGAAGACGGTCATTTTCAAATTGAATATGAGTTAATCATAAATGATGAAGTTGCAGGTACATATACATTAGAACTAATTTATACGGAGGCGGAATAA
- a CDS encoding transglycosylase domain-containing protein yields the protein MGRIQYRKKVIRTKRWKRLLLLSIAAGCALFSALITLRIYAQIVGAPIIQVPISSVFLDSQGNVIGDRFEEQRRYWISLEEMSPFLPQATVAVEDQEFYEHHGFDYSRIASAILKDIKAGKKVEGASTITQQYARNLFLTHEKSWTRKINEALYAYRLEIFYDKDELLEGYLNTVYFGHGMYGVEAASRFYFGKSAKSLTLAESALLVGIPKGPTYYSPLVNEEKAVTRQQLILKLMENQQKITTDQRERAVNENFVLKAEDSLVKQKTAPYFLEEVWKEATEITLEKGRRIEEGGWTIETTLNKQHQQVAEEMIEKWMPEGELQIGFVSMEPDTGYVTAMVGGRNFADSPFNRVTQAKRQPGSTIKALLFAAALENGFSPLTYMKSERTIFTYDNGRQEYEPKNVNGEFAGHPISLAQALAISDNIYAVKTLEEIGYKPFQQLAERFNLDMNVKDTPATALGTTEVSLLEMTKVYNTISAGGIQKKPTYITKITDNSGNVIYDIEINDVKGKKVLSEQDSFILSHLLTGMFDPVFNDYSPATGISIRAKQTRPYAAKSGTTNTDQYLIGYSPQLTAAVWNGYDQGKQVSDAEARQVTKQVWIEFMEAVHQGLPVEPFIAPDGVQGVIVDIETGGIATSACKKQRLVYLKKKDVPTKLCTDPKLKQQTFEDNSEDSAPWSIFPFNLFE from the coding sequence ATGGGGCGTATTCAATACAGAAAAAAAGTCATACGAACTAAACGATGGAAAAGGTTGTTACTTTTAAGTATAGCAGCTGGCTGTGCACTTTTCAGCGCATTAATAACGCTCCGTATATACGCTCAAATCGTTGGTGCCCCTATAATTCAAGTGCCAATTTCGTCTGTCTTTTTAGACAGTCAAGGGAATGTTATTGGTGATCGCTTTGAAGAGCAACGCAGATACTGGATTTCGTTGGAGGAGATGTCCCCTTTTTTACCGCAAGCTACTGTGGCAGTAGAGGATCAGGAGTTTTATGAGCATCACGGCTTTGATTATTCTCGAATTGCTTCTGCTATTTTAAAGGATATAAAAGCCGGCAAAAAAGTGGAGGGTGCAAGTACAATTACACAGCAATACGCCCGAAATTTATTTCTAACGCATGAAAAGTCCTGGACTCGAAAAATAAATGAAGCATTATATGCGTACCGTCTAGAAATTTTCTACGATAAGGATGAATTGCTAGAAGGGTATTTGAATACAGTGTACTTTGGCCATGGTATGTATGGCGTTGAGGCAGCAAGTAGATTCTATTTCGGAAAAAGTGCCAAATCTTTAACACTAGCAGAATCCGCGTTATTAGTCGGGATTCCGAAAGGCCCTACCTACTATTCGCCTTTAGTAAATGAAGAAAAAGCAGTCACTCGCCAACAGCTAATCCTAAAATTGATGGAAAACCAACAAAAGATAACTACTGACCAAAGGGAACGAGCTGTTAACGAAAATTTCGTATTAAAAGCTGAGGACTCTTTAGTTAAACAGAAAACCGCTCCCTACTTTTTAGAGGAAGTGTGGAAAGAAGCTACAGAAATTACCTTGGAAAAAGGTCGGCGTATTGAAGAAGGTGGCTGGACGATTGAAACTACGTTAAATAAACAGCATCAACAAGTAGCAGAAGAAATGATTGAAAAGTGGATGCCAGAAGGGGAATTACAAATAGGGTTCGTTAGTATGGAACCAGATACAGGTTATGTAACGGCAATGGTCGGTGGACGAAATTTCGCAGACAGCCCATTTAACCGTGTTACACAAGCTAAAAGGCAACCTGGTTCTACGATTAAAGCGTTATTATTTGCGGCAGCTTTAGAAAATGGATTCTCCCCTCTTACTTATATGAAAAGTGAGCGTACTATTTTCACATATGATAACGGTCGCCAGGAATATGAACCGAAAAATGTGAACGGAGAGTTTGCAGGTCACCCTATTTCACTGGCACAGGCACTTGCTATTTCTGATAATATTTATGCAGTTAAAACATTAGAAGAAATCGGGTATAAACCTTTTCAACAATTAGCAGAAAGGTTTAATTTGGATATGAACGTCAAGGATACTCCAGCTACAGCGCTTGGAACGACGGAAGTTTCCCTTTTAGAAATGACAAAAGTTTATAACACCATATCCGCTGGAGGCATCCAGAAAAAACCTACGTACATTACTAAAATAACGGATAATAGCGGCAACGTCATTTATGATATAGAGATAAACGACGTAAAAGGGAAAAAGGTATTAAGCGAACAAGACTCTTTTATATTATCGCATCTACTCACAGGCATGTTCGACCCAGTTTTCAACGATTACTCTCCAGCTACAGGAATTAGTATTCGAGCTAAACAAACGAGACCTTATGCTGCTAAATCTGGGACTACAAATACCGATCAATATTTGATAGGTTACTCCCCTCAGTTAACAGCAGCTGTATGGAATGGGTACGATCAAGGTAAACAAGTGAGTGACGCAGAGGCAAGGCAAGTAACAAAACAAGTATGGATTGAATTTATGGAAGCTGTTCATCAAGGACTCCCAGTCGAGCCTTTTATTGCGCCGGATGGTGTGCAGGGCGTTATAGTCGATATAGAAACGGGTGGGATCGCTACATCTGCCTGTAAAAAACAGCGACTAGTCTACTTGAAGAAAAAAGATGTCCCAACTAAGCTTTGCACCGATCCCAAATTGAAGCAGCAAACTTTTGAGGACAATTCGGAAGACTCTGCCCCTTGGTCTATCTTCCCTTTTAATTTATTCGAATAA